A DNA window from Hordeum vulgare subsp. vulgare chromosome 1H, MorexV3_pseudomolecules_assembly, whole genome shotgun sequence contains the following coding sequences:
- the LOC123404386 gene encoding horcolin-like → MTKIGTWGGEGGSECDIDTKSSVMLSVTIRSGDTINAISFVYLGSDGRVYSVGPWGGTGGKQVQIFFDPTNYVEEISGTMGTYGGNDVVPSLKIVPYKGNPNTFGIAKGTPFRIPVLDGGKIVGFFGRSSDVLDAIGLYINN, encoded by the exons ACCAAGATTGGAACATGGGGCGGAGAGGGTGGCAGTGAGTGCGATATCGACACAAAGTCCAGTGTGATGCTTAGTGTGACCATCCGTAGCGGAGATACCATTAACGCGATCTCCTTCGTCTACCTGGGCAGCGATGGTCGCGTCTACTCTGTGGGTCCGTGGGGTGGCACTGGCGGCAAGCAAGTCCAG ATATTTTTTGACCCTACAAACTATGTGGAGGAAATCTCCGGGACCATGGGTACATATGGTGGCAACGACGTCGTGCCGTCTCTTAAAATTGTGCCCTACAAGGGGAATCCCAACACATTTGGCATCGCTAAGGGAACTCCTTTCCGCATCCCGGTGCTTGACGGGGGTAAGATCGTTGGCTTCTTTGGACGCTCTAGCGACGTCCTTGACGCGATTGGGTTATACATCAACAACTAA